In Chryseobacterium sp. C-71, the genomic window TTTCACTGCCAAAACAGACAAAAATGGAAAGTTTTCATTCAATAAAATTCCTTCGGGGAATTATATACTCATTGCAAAGCATCCTGATTGTAATGATTATACTGAAAATGTAGGAGTTACGAAGGATGTTCACTTAGCCATTACTTTAGAGCACCACATTGGTGAAATAGAATCGGTTACTGTTCATGGAAATCACAAAACGAAAGGTTCGGTGATTATGCAGACGTTGAATCATTCGGATATTGAGAGAAATTCAACTGAAAATCTGGGTAATCTTTTATCAAAAATATCGGGAGTTACGGCACTTAAAACAGGAAATAATATCTCAAAACCTGTGATTCATGGTTTATATGGAAGCCGAATTGCAATCGTGAACAACGGCGTTAAGATGGCTGAACAGGAGTGGGGTGTAGAGCATGCTCCCAATGTAGATGTGAATGATTTTGAACACATCGATGTCGTGAAAGGTGCATCTGCATTGAAGTATGGAAGCGATGCTGTCGGTGGAGCGGTGGTTTTAGAACCTGCTGTTTTGCCTAAAAGAGATACCATCATGGGGAGTGTTAAGCTTTCTGGTATTTCTAATGGTTGGGGTGGTGAAATAGCAGCAAATGTTGCTAAAACATGGAAAAACCAATGGTTTGTAAAAACAGGCGGAAGTTATAAGAAGTTGGGAGATTTATACATTCCACATCATACGCTGCAGAATACCGGAGCGGAGGTGAACTCTTTTAATTTCTCTTTTGGAAATCATGGTTTTATGCAGGGTTTCGATGTTTCATACAGCGGAATCAATCAGGAATTTGGAATTTTTAAAGGTGCGCATTTAGGAAATAATTTAGATTTTAGAAATGCTATCAAATTTGGACAGCCTTATTACTTAGATAATTTCAGCTATGATATTGTGAATCCTAAACAGGAAGTTGAGCATCATATTGCAAAGCTGTCTGCTTACAAACGTTTTGAGAACTTTGGGAAACTCAGCTTTCAATATAGTTTTCAAATAAATCGCCGTAAGGAATTTGATATCAGAAGAGGAGAACTCAATGAACTTCCCTCGATGGATCTGAGGTTGATTACTCATTCTGCCAGTCTTACTCATCTTTTAGAAAGAGGAAACTGGAGCTTAGAAAGTGGCCTTTCGGCAGGTTTTCAGGATAATTATCCGAACCCTTCTACGAAAGCTAGACGTTTAATTCCTGATTATTACAGATATGATGCGGGAGTTTTCTCTGTATTTAAATATAAATTCAGTTCAAAGCTGAATGCAGAAGCCGGAGCGAGATATGATTTCAGCAGATATGATGCGTACAAATATTATGATGCAAAAGACTGGAATGAGAAATTTGCCAGTCATTATCCGCAGTTTTTTGTACAGGAAGCCGACAGCAGAATTTTGACGCGTCCTATCTTAGATTATCATAATTTTTCTGCCAATCTAGGATTCAATTATAAGCCGAATGCTACTTTTGAATTTAAATTAAACTTTGCAAGAGCAGATAGAACCCCGAATCCGGCGGAACTTTTCTCTGATGGGCTTCATCATTCTGCTGCCATTATTGAGGAAGGAGATTTATCTATTCAGAAAGAAACGGTTTATAATGCTAATCTTTCGATGATTGGGAAATTCAATGTTTTAAAGGGACTACATATTGAGGTTAATCCTTATTATATGATTTCAGATAGCTTTATCAATCAGGTGCCTACGGGTATTGAGTCTTCAAACAGAGGTGTTTTCCCGGTTTGGAGCTATCAGCAGATTAAAGCCAGAATTTTCGGAATTGATGCCGATGCGGAGCTTAATATTCTTGATAATCTAAAATGGAATACGAGTTTCAGTGCATTAAAAGGAGATGATCTTACCCATGACGAGCCTCTGATTTTAATGATGCCAGCTAATCTGAGAAATGCGGTTGAGTTTAAATTGAATACACCCAAAAACTTTTACGTACGTGTGGAAAACGAAAATGTGTTTAGACAGAAACGGTTCCCCATCAGAAATCAGAATCTTGATTTTATTGAAAATGGCACTACATTCAACGAAGAACTTGACCTGAGTACGCCTCCTTCAGCATACACATTATTCAATGCATCAGTAGGTGCAGACTTACTTAAAAATCTGAATCTTAATTTCAGAATCAATAACATTTTTAATACAGAGTATCGTGAATATCTTAACAGACTGAGATATTTCATGCCGGAATCCGGTAGAAACTTTATCGTTACTCTCAAATACAATTTCTAATTATTAATACTTAAAATTAAATTTAAAATGAAAAAAATATTCAACATAACACTATTACTTTTAGCTACAGTTTTTATCTTATCATGTAGAAACGGAGATGATGATATCCCGGAAGATATCCACGAGCATGACGAAATTGGTAAGGTGGTTTTAACATTGACCAATAAAGCTGATGCAACAGATATTCAAACCGTAAATGTAATTGGCGGAGTCGCAGACTCACATCTTCACTTGCATCAGGGCGATACTTACGTTGCGGTACTCGATTTCCAGATTAAGCATGATGACCATTACCATTCTTCTGATGAGATTGAGGAAGAAAAAGATCATCACTTTATCATATTTAATCCTGCAGATGCAGACATCACTTTGATCAGAGCTGCAAATGATATCGTAAGAACAGACGGTCAAAAGTTAGGTTTAAGAACAGAATGGAAAATCAATTCTACACAGGCAACTGGTAAAATGAATATTAAATTAATTCATTCTCCTACATCAGTTAACCAAAATTATCCGTCAGCGTCCAACCAATTAGGACAGACTGTAGGAGGAGAAAGCGATGTTGATATTACAGTTGATGCGCACTAGAATTTTTAAAAGACAATTTTTTTTATATTACCGAAAGACACTATTCTGTAGTGTCTTTTTTATTTTAACGTATTATAACAAAAGGAATGGCTTGTTTTAATAAAAAATTCATATTTTTGCAACCTAAAATTTTAATCAATAATGAAGGTTACCGCAAAAAACCATGATGATGTAAGTGCATTGCTTACAGTAACATTGGAGAAATCTGACTACAAAGAAAAAGTAGAAAAGCAATTGATTAATTATGCTAAAAACGCACAGGTTCCTGGTTTCAGAAAAGGAAAAGTGCCTTTGAGTATGGTTAGAAAGCAATATGAAGCAGGGATTGCATTCGAAGAAATCAACAAACAAGTTTCTGATGCTTTGAATAACTATATTAACGAAAACAAACTAAGACTAGTAGGTCAGCCAGTACCTCAGCCGGTGAATGATTTCAATCATAACGCAGAGAAGTTGGAAGTTGCTTTCGAAGTAGGTTACGAACCAGAATTTACTATAGATTTGGCCAAATATGAAGCTCCACACTACAAAGTAGAAGCTTCTGATAAAGAAATCAGCAAAAGCATCGAGAACATGCAGAAGCGTTTTGCAGAGCAGGTTCCGCAAGACAAAATCACTAAAGATTCTTACATCAACTTAGAGATTTCTCAGGTTGTAGAAGAAGATGCTGAAGGTGAGCACCACCACCATCCAAAAAATGTGACCATTACTGCTGAAAACAAAGATGCTTTCAAATTGGTAAAAGGTCTTAAAATGGATGAGTCTGTGAAAGTTTCTAAAGAAACTTTGGCTGCTGACGAAAACTTAGCTAAAGAATTAGGATTCACTAAAGAAGAAGCTGAGCACTTACACCACGCTGAAGTTGAAGTGAAAGTAAAAGATTTCTACAGCTTAAACTTAGCAGAACTTAACGAAGAATTATTCGATAAAGTTTACGGTGAAGGAAACATCAAAACTGAAGAAGAGCTTAAAGACAAAGTAAAAACTGAGTTAGACGAATACTTCCAGCAGAATGCAGACGTACACTTTGTGAACAAAGTGTTGGAGCAGGTTTCTGAAAAAGAAGAAGTAAAGCTTCCTGAGTCATTTTTGACGAAGTGGTTGGTATTCTCAAACCAGAACATCCAGTCTGAAGAGCAGGCTAAAGAAATTCTTGAAGCTGAGAAAACTCAATTGAAATATCAGATCATCGAAGGTAAATTAATGTCTGATAATGATATCAAATTAGATTACGCAGACGTATTAGCTCAGGCTGAGCAGTTGGTAAGAAACCAATTGGCGATCTACGGAATTCACCACTTAGGAGACGAAGAAGTTCAGAAATATGCTGCTGAAATGTTGAAAGACCAAGAGCAGGTAAGACAAATCTCTTCTGAGGTTGCTATGGCTAAACTAAAAGATGTAATTCTTGAAAAAGCGACTAAAAAGGAAACTGCAATTTCGCACGACGAATTTTTAGAAGAATTAAAGAAGTAATTTACTTTTCATATAAAATTAAAACCCACCGCTTTTGGTGGGTTTTGTTGTTTTTATGTGATGAATACTTTTGCAGTAAAGATTAATTTAATAATGTGACCTATGAAAAAGAAAAACCCAGCCGAAGCTGGGTAAAAACTAATAACCATGAAAACTCAATTAAACATGAGAATCGATTCTATTAGAAGCAATAACTGTACCTGGAAATGTTAATAAATCATTAATAAAAGTTATTTGTTTGTTAAAATAAATATTGGTTTATAAATATTATAATTCAATATTTGCTAGAGACCTATTCGCTACAAAAAATTCTCCTCCATTTGGGTAATGGGTGGAATTCTTTCGGAGAAAGAAAAAGGGATAGTTTAAAGATGAACACATATAAAAATGTAGCTGATTTATTTTAAATTTTTGAATTCCCGCTGTACAATAAAAGTGTTTCTTAAGTGGTATTATTGACGGTGTTTTTTTTCGGAATAGAACTTGATGATTTTGTACCGTTCAAAATTCTTATATTTACATCATTAAAATTTAATATTATTATGAAAAAGATAATCGTTCCGTTTTTTTGTGCTGTACTTTTTTCTACATCAGCAGTCGCACAAAAAACATCTACGGCTACCGTAAAATCAACTGCTTCAACTTCGCAGATCACTCCAAAACAAGTAATCGATAACTATCTTACCGCTCTTGGAGGGAAAGATAAACTGATGGCTGTAAAATCTACTGTAATAGAAAATGTAATCAGCGCTCAGGGAATGGAAATCAATTCTACCACAAAGAAAATGGGGAATAAGTTCAAATCCGTACAATCTGTAATGGGCCAGGAAATGACTCAGGTTTTCGACGGTGAGAAAGGATACTCTAATCAGATGGGTACAAAAACTGATTTCCCTGCAGATAAAATTCCTGAATTGAAAAAAAGTCAGACAATTGATGCGTTGGCATATGATCCTTCAAGCTTTCAGACCGTAGCGGTTGAAAAGTTAGATGGTAAAGATTACAATGTATTGTCTTCAGATAAAGGAAAATTCTACTTTGATGCAGCTACAGGATTACTTTACAAAGCAGGAAGCGGTCAGGGCGATGCCATTATGAAAAGCTATATGACGGTTGACGGAATTAAATTTCCTGAACTGATCGAAGCTGAAGGAGGCGGACAAAAAGTGAGTATCAGAACCACAAAAGTTACTTTGAACTCCGGAGTTACTGAAGATGATTTCAAATAAAAAATAAATCTTTAAATCAATATAAGACCGGAATTTTCCGGTCTTTTTTGTTTGATAGTTGATCATCAGGGAAGAGAGTTATAATGCTTCATAAATAAAACAAATTACTGCAAAATAGATCTGGATAATTAGCAAAATCTACCAAAATAAATAGACTTATAATCATCGAAATACAGTTTAAATAAAGCCTCAAATTATTAAACAACTGTTTGTGAAATAAACTTTAACTCAACTTTAACTAAAATTCTAGGGATAAAATTTTTTGTAATTGTGATTAATTTATATTTTTATCACGCAAAATTTAATAAACAACTGTATGAAAAAAGTTCTATTGTCATTAGGAGTAATCTTTATGGCTTCTACTAGTGCATTCGCTCAGAATATCCCATTGGATCCTTCTGTAAAAACAGGTACTCTTCCAAACGGAATGAAGTATTACATCAAAAAAAATACATTACCAGAAAAGAAGGTAGATTTCCGTTTAGCGATCAACGCAGGATCTATTCTTGAAGATGAAAACCAAAGAGGTCTTGCTCACTTTATGGAGCACATGAACTTCAATGGGACCAAAAATTTCCCAGATAACAAACTAGTAGACTTTCTACAATCAATCGGTGTGAAATTCGGACAACACCTTAATGCCTACACAAGCTTTGACGAAACTGTGTACATGCTTCCCGTTCCTCTAGACAAGCCGGGAAACCTTGATTCGGGTCTTAAAGTAATGGAAGACTGGGCTTTTAACGCAACTTTGACTGACGAGCAGATCAACAAAGAAAGAGGAGTTGTATTGGAAGAGCTAAGATTAGGTTTGGGGGCAGATAAAAGAATGAGGGACAAATATTTCCCTAAAATGCTTTACAAATCGCATTATGCAGACAGGCTACCTATCGGTACAAAAGAAGTTCTTCAAAACTTTAAGCCCGATGTTATCAGACAATTCCACAAAGACTGGTACAGACCAGATTTGATGGCGTTAGTTGTGGTAGGAGACATCAATGTGGATGAGGTTGAAAAGAAAATTAAAGAAAATTTCAGCAAATATAAAAATCCTTCAAAACCAAGAGAAAGAAAGGTTTATGA contains:
- a CDS encoding TonB-dependent receptor — translated: MKLIYSVLLILCGLVFTNAQKTFTVQGTVQDFHDKTMLENAVVKLGDFTAKTDKNGKFSFNKIPSGNYILIAKHPDCNDYTENVGVTKDVHLAITLEHHIGEIESVTVHGNHKTKGSVIMQTLNHSDIERNSTENLGNLLSKISGVTALKTGNNISKPVIHGLYGSRIAIVNNGVKMAEQEWGVEHAPNVDVNDFEHIDVVKGASALKYGSDAVGGAVVLEPAVLPKRDTIMGSVKLSGISNGWGGEIAANVAKTWKNQWFVKTGGSYKKLGDLYIPHHTLQNTGAEVNSFNFSFGNHGFMQGFDVSYSGINQEFGIFKGAHLGNNLDFRNAIKFGQPYYLDNFSYDIVNPKQEVEHHIAKLSAYKRFENFGKLSFQYSFQINRRKEFDIRRGELNELPSMDLRLITHSASLTHLLERGNWSLESGLSAGFQDNYPNPSTKARRLIPDYYRYDAGVFSVFKYKFSSKLNAEAGARYDFSRYDAYKYYDAKDWNEKFASHYPQFFVQEADSRILTRPILDYHNFSANLGFNYKPNATFEFKLNFARADRTPNPAELFSDGLHHSAAIIEEGDLSIQKETVYNANLSMIGKFNVLKGLHIEVNPYYMISDSFINQVPTGIESSNRGVFPVWSYQQIKARIFGIDADAELNILDNLKWNTSFSALKGDDLTHDEPLILMMPANLRNAVEFKLNTPKNFYVRVENENVFRQKRFPIRNQNLDFIENGTTFNEELDLSTPPSAYTLFNASVGADLLKNLNLNFRINNIFNTEYREYLNRLRYFMPESGRNFIVTLKYNF
- a CDS encoding trigger factor, producing the protein MKVTAKNHDDVSALLTVTLEKSDYKEKVEKQLINYAKNAQVPGFRKGKVPLSMVRKQYEAGIAFEEINKQVSDALNNYINENKLRLVGQPVPQPVNDFNHNAEKLEVAFEVGYEPEFTIDLAKYEAPHYKVEASDKEISKSIENMQKRFAEQVPQDKITKDSYINLEISQVVEEDAEGEHHHHPKNVTITAENKDAFKLVKGLKMDESVKVSKETLAADENLAKELGFTKEEAEHLHHAEVEVKVKDFYSLNLAELNEELFDKVYGEGNIKTEEELKDKVKTELDEYFQQNADVHFVNKVLEQVSEKEEVKLPESFLTKWLVFSNQNIQSEEQAKEILEAEKTQLKYQIIEGKLMSDNDIKLDYADVLAQAEQLVRNQLAIYGIHHLGDEEVQKYAAEMLKDQEQVRQISSEVAMAKLKDVILEKATKKETAISHDEFLEELKK